From one Lycium ferocissimum isolate CSIRO_LF1 chromosome 7, AGI_CSIRO_Lferr_CH_V1, whole genome shotgun sequence genomic stretch:
- the LOC132061908 gene encoding uncharacterized protein LOC132061908: MVGYNLWKIGKYVDNHRCETEGLMTGHANLDTNLIASLFLNKIRENPKLLVVDVRTQVHEKFGHQVTYKKARLRRQRAFELVYGDFKKSFSELPKYFAAFQHFNHGIAVEWKYVESTSSLEVKTFKFVFWAFKTCIDGFQTCRPVISVDGTHMYGKYDIKSLIAVGIDGNDNILPLAFAIVDRESKEAWKWFFRNLSAHVIKDREDICVISDRAKGILASLSELWRYQEPRSFHRFYLRLRATFNLDFQTRTQ, encoded by the coding sequence ATGGTTGGATATAACCTTTGGAAGATAGGAAAGTATGTTGATAATCATAGGTGTGAGACTGAAGGGCTTATGACAGGTCATGCCaacctagataccaatttgattgcATCCTTGTTTCTAAACAAAATTCGAGAAAATCCCAAGTTGTTAGTAGTAGATGTCAGGACTCAGGTTCACGAGAAATTTGGTCATCAAGTCACATACAAGAAAGCGCGGCTTAGGCGTCAACGCGCATTTGAATTGGTGTATGGTgactttaaaaaatcatttagtgAGCTTCCTAAATATTTTGCAGCTTTTCAGCACTTTAATCATGGAATAGCTGTGGAATGGAAATACGTAGAGTCTACGAGTTCACTAGAGGTAAAAACTTTCAAGTTTGTATTTTGGGCTTTCAAGACGTGCATTGATGGATTCCAAACGTGTCGCCCGGTTATTTCAGTAGATGGAACTCATATGTATGGAAAGTATGACATCAAATCATTAATTGCTGTTGGAATTGACGGAAATGATAACATTCTTCCTCTAGCATTTGCTATTGTTGACAGGGAGTCGAAAGAGGCATGGAAATGGTTTTTTAGGAATCTGAGCGCACATGTGATAAAGGATAGAGAAGATATATGTGTGATCTCTGATAGGGCAAAAGGAATTTTGGCTAGTTTGTCGGAGTTGTGGCGATATCAGGAGCCTCGGTCCTTCCATCGATTTTACCTAAGGTTAAGAGCAACTTTCAATCTCGATTTCCAAACAAGGACTCAGTAA
- the LOC132063304 gene encoding probable boron transporter 2, with amino-acid sequence MEETFVPFRGIKNDLHGRLLCYKQDWTSGIKAGFRILAPTTYIFFASAIPVISFGEQLERNTDGILTAVQTLASTAICGIIHSIIGGQPLLILGVAEPTVIMYTFMFNFAKQRPDLGPGLFLAWTGWVCVWTAVLLFLLAVLGACSIINRFTRLAGELFGMLIAMLFMQQAIKGLVDEFRVPKRDNPRLTEFMPSWRFANGMFALVLSFGLLLTALKSRKARSWRYGTGWLRSLIADYGVPLMVVVWTAVSYIPSESVPEGIPRRLVSPNPWSPGAYENWTVIKDMLNVPVLYILGAFIPATMIAVLYYFDHSVASQLAQQKEFNLRKPSSFHYDLLLLGFLTLMCGLVGIPPSNGVIPQSPMHTKSLATLKHQLLRNRLVDTARKSMQKNSSLGQLYGNMQEAYQQMQTPLIYQEPSSRGLKELKESTIQLASSMGHIDAPVDETIFDVEKEIDDLLPVEVKEQRVSNLLQATMVGGCVAAMPVLRMIPTSVLWGYFAYMAIESLPGNQFWERILLLFTAPSRRYKVLEDYHATFVETVPFKSIVAFTIFQTLYLLACFGITWVPIAGLLFPLLIMLLVPVRQYILPKFFKGAHLQDLDAADYEESPAVPFNLPMDGEFGSRPSYAESGEIFDEIITRSRGEVKRVNSPKITSSTATPIRDTKLLQSPRIPEKAYSPQISKLRGQQSPLSGGRGPFSPRNGEPKPSNLGTSPRTLNSND; translated from the exons ATGGAAGAGACATTTGTACCTTTTCGTGGAATCAAGAATGATCTCCATGGACGCCTGCTGTGCTACAAGCAAGATTGGACCAGTGGGATCAAGGCTGGGTTCAG GATCTTGGCACCCACCACATACATATTCTTTGCCTCGGCAATTCCTGTGATTTCATTTGGTGAGCAGCTGGAGAGAAATACTG ATGGAATTCTAACTGCAGTTCAAACATTAGCATCTACTGCAATATGTGGAATTATACACTCCATCATTGGTGGTCAACCTTTGTTGATCTTAGGAGTTGCAGAACCAACTGTAATAATGTACACATTCATGTTCAACTTTGCTAAACAGAGACCTGATCTTGGTCCTGGTCTCTTTCTTGCTTGGACTGGTTG GGTATGCGTCTGGACTGCAGTTTTGCTCTTCTTATTGGCAGTGTTAGGAGCGTGCTCCATCATTAACAGGTTTACCCGTTTGGCTGGAGAACTCTTTGGCATGCTTATTGCCATGCTCTTCATGCAGCAAGCTATCAAA GGCCTGGTAGATGAGTTTCGCGTTCCGAAAAGGGACAACCCTCGTTTAACCGAGTTCATGCCTTCGTGGAGATTTGCTAATGGAATGTTCGCACTGGTTCTCTCATTTGGTCTACTGCTAACTGCTTTGAAAAGCAGGAAAGCAAGATCATGGCGATATGGAACAG GTTGGCTTCGTAGTCTTATTGCAGACTACGGTGTTCCACTTATGGTTGTAGTGTGGACAGCAGTTTCCTATATACCATCTGAAAGTGTTCCTGAAGGAATTCCAAGGCGCCTCGTCAGCCCAAATCCATGGTCACCTGGTGCTTATGAGAATTGGACTGTTATCAAG GACATGCTAAATGTACCAGTTCTCTACATACTTGGTGCTTTCATTCCTGCAACTATGATTGCTGTGCTTTACTATTTTGACCACAGTGTTGCCTCCCAATTAGCTCAGCAGAAAGAGTTCAATCTTAGAAAGCCATCCTCTTTCCACTATGACTTGCTTCTTTTGGGGTTCTTG ACACTAATGTGCGGCCTTGTTGGTATCCCTCCATCAAATGGTGTGATCCCACAGTCCCCAATGCATACTAAAAGTCTAGCTACTCTTAAGCACCAG CTGCTTCGTAACAGACTAGTTGACACAGCACGCAAAAGTATGCAGAAAAATTCAAGCTTGGGACAACTGTATGGGAATATGCAGGAAGCTTATCAACAGATGCAAACTCCTCTTATCTACCAGGAACCATCATCTAGA GGTCTGAAGGAGTTAAAAGAATCAACAATTCAGTTAGCTTCAAGCATGGGACACATCGATGCTCCGGTGGATGAAACAATTTTCGACGTTgagaaggaaattgatgatttattgcCTGTTGAAGTGAAAGAACAGCGCGTCAGTAACTTGCTTCAAGCCACTATGGTAGGGGGATGTGTTGCTGCCATGCCAGTACTCAGAATGATTCCAACCTCAGTGCTATGGGGCTATTTCGCTTACATGGCCATTGAAAGTCTGCCAGGCAACCAATTTTGGGAGAGAATATTACTCCTATTCACTGCACCAAGCCGAAGATACAA AGTTTTAGAGGACTATCATGCCACTTTTGTAGAGACTGTGCCTTTCAAGAGCATAGTGGCAttcacaattttccaaacactCTACTTGCTTGCTTGCTTTGGCATTACATGGGTTCCAATCGCGGGGCTCCTTTTCCCTCTGTTGATCATGCTTTTGGTTCCTGTTAGACAATATATATTGCCTAAGTTTTTCAAAGGGGCACATCTTCAAGATTTAGATGCAGCAGATTATGAAGAGTCACCAGCTGTACCATTCAATCTTCCTATG GACGGTGAATTTGGTTCAAGACCTTCCTATGCAGAAAGTGGAGAGATTTTTGACGAAATCATTACTAGAAGCAGGGGTGAGGTAAAGCGCGTTAACAGTCCTAAGATCACAAGTTCAACAGCAACTCCAATAAGAGATACCAAGCTCCTTCAAAGTCCCCGCATACCAGAAAAGGCATACAGTCCACAAATTAGCAAACTGAGAGGCCAACAAAGTCCACTTTCAGGTGGAAGGGGGCCGTTCAGTCCAAGGAACGGAGAACCTAAGCCATCCAATTTGGGCACAAGTCctcgaacattaaattctaatGACTAA